In the Malaya genurostris strain Urasoe2022 chromosome 1, Malgen_1.1, whole genome shotgun sequence genome, one interval contains:
- the LOC131433184 gene encoding zinc finger protein 236-like: MEDEILIVPSGTSDTFCRLCFSESNVELLVVPGVYPQPNQSLLDLVKRYINIRMPDQNSPCGICSTCRMMLEEFDRFREHCLRCNQVLTGEFGPNVQKPPSADVFCNDLPFQCEICGSGFFSKGYLDAHKVNFHGESSAGSTEHFKCMHCPRIFASSSHMRIHVRSIHESVRPHPKSTGQSGNASNVPAKRRKKRTGNIEQTVLSVPPLVPLSGRENQFAAIESEVMPNVAQTLVPQASVDDGKKPFECETCFTRFHFIGSLKRHVADSHSRIPNKNEMKNVVSSKNRVRNKLILPKPTIEPQTTIEPLPKDPELDVLLTPIYSEHQIEEPQTNEILPDMFDITESLEIKPQDLYSEEQELTVQPEVPLVSDCVVYLERMDENIIPSIPNYEIPLGKFFHSLQLKAQKGAPVEDTVEDEIKRIYPSLLKKPKKIFYCDLCQHPCHSRMVLTRHMMRHANIVFTCPDCNREFPDKSSLDRHMPLHTCEYPHPCDQCPLGFVRKGLLNKHKERYHGPDSGPLDIYYCSFCPRVFIKHQQLRAHLSIMHVSQADY; this comes from the exons ATGGAGGACGAAATACTGATTGT TCCAAGCGGAACATCCGATACATTCTGTCGTTTGTGTTTCTCAGAATCAAACGTTGAGCTGTTGGTAGTACCGGGAGTCTACCCGCAGCCCAATCAGTCTTTATTGGATTTGGTCAAACGATACATCAATATTCGGATGCCCGATCAAAATTCGCCATGTGGAATCTGCAGCACCTGTCGAATGATGCTGGAAGAGTTTGATCGCTTTCGTGAGCATTGCTTGCGCTGTAATCAAGTACTAACCGGGGAGTTTGGCCCAAACGTGCAGAAGCCACCGAGTGCAGATGTTTTTTGCAATGATTTGCCATTTCAATGTGAGATATGTGGTAGCGGATTTTTTTCTAAGGGCTATCTGGACGCACACAAGGTAAATTTTCATGGTGAATCCAGCGCAGGATCTACTGAGCACTTCAAATGTATGCACTGTCCTCGTATATTCGCTTCTTCGAGTCACATGCGTATACACGTGAGAAGCATTCATGAATCTGTGCGTCCACACCCGAAAAGCACTGGTCAATCTGGGAATGCGAGTAATGTTCCGGCAAAAAGAAGGAAAAAGCGTACAGGGAATATTGAGCAGACTGTACTGTCTGTTCCACCGTTAGTTCCGCTTTCAGGACGGGAAAATCAATTTGCTGCAATAGAGTCTGAAGTTATGCCAAATGTAGCACAAACACTGGTCCCACAGGCCAGTGTAGACGACGGGAAAAAGCCGTTCGAATGTGAAACATGTTTCACAAGATTCCATTTCATCGGATCCCTCAAAAGACATGTCGCTGATAGTCATTCTAGGATACccaacaaaaatgaaatgaaaaatgtagTTTCAAGTAAAAATCGTGTTCGTAACAAACTTATACTACCTAAACCAACGATAGAACCGCAAACAACAATAGAACCGCTACCGAAAGATCCCGAGCTTGACGTATTATTAACGCCAATATATAGTGAACACCAAATTGAAGAGCCCCAAACCAATGAAATATTGCCTGATATGTTTGACATAACTGAAAGCTTGGAAATAAAACCTCAAGATTTATATTCCGAAGAGCAGGAATTGACGGTACAACCGGAGGTTCCATTGGTATCTGATTGCGTAGTTTACCTAGAGCGTATGGATGAGAACATTATTCCTTCGATTCCTAACTATGAAATTCCGTTAGGTAAATTCTTCCATTCACTGCAGCTGAAAGCCCAAAAGGGCGCCCCCGTCGAGGACACTGTGGAGGACGAGATCAAACGAATCTATCCATCTCTACTGAAAAAACCCAAGAAGATTTTCTACTGTGACCTTTGTCAGCATCCTTGTCATAGCCGTATGGTCTTGACTCGACACATGATGCGACACGCCAACATCGTGTTCACGTGCCCCGATTGTAATCGTGAGTTTCCAGACAAGAGCAGCCTGGATCGGCACATGCCGCTGCATACCTGCGAATACCCGCATCCGTGCGATCAGTGTCCGTTGGGATTCGTTCGGAAAGGTTTACTGAACAAGCACAAGGAGCGCTACCATGGACCGGATTCGGGACCACTCGATATATACTACTGTTCCTTCTGTCCGCGGGTTTTCATCAAACACCAGCAGCTGAGAGCTCATCTGTCGATAATGCACGTCAGCCAGGCGGACTACTAG